The nucleotide window TTtgtagataaaaataaatttataacaatggattcaaaaatgcaaataaaataGTGTTTTTAGAAGCAAACGTCAGTAGGGCTTGATCTTGTTTcatttcaattcgaatttaagttggagttttaattcaatagtttagtttgaatccaTTTCGATAATACCATTCATCTTATCGATGAcacaattaattatgattataatattatttatctcgtTAGTAACTCTTCgacaatttctttaattatataaaattgagtttgaattaaccATTATTGATTtgacttaaacttgagttagagtATTTTCGAACGTGACTTAACTCAAATCCAATATACCTTATAAGTAGTaacaaaagtaataaaaattaattttattcatatgcaAATGATTGAATACACAGTTTCATCTGGCCTTGCGTAAGAGTTGAAGAATTGTCAATAATATGATCCAGAAATTAGGCTTTGCTTCTGCATGCAGGCGGGTTCATGACACCAGAAATCATGGGTTTGACATTTTCACATTCAGATATTGCTGGCTCTTTTCCAATGTATTTAAGTTGAATATCAGCAACCTCCACACCTTGACATGGCATACCACTGCTACAAACAAGCTTCATAGCAACAGGAGTTGCAGAAGTGCCTCGAATTCTCTTGAAGCTGATATTACTGAGCTTAACACGTGAAGGAACCTGTGCATTGCATTGATTCCATGGACAGTATACTTGATCTATGAGGATAGGATTGCTGACATTAACCATGTTAATGTCCTCGAAATGAATCATAGATGCGGAGTTAACAGTAGAAGCCGGCCAAGTTTTTATTCTAACACCATTGTCAGTGTTAGTTAAAGTGCAATTCTTGACAGTGATTCCAAACACTGGTTCTTCTTTCTCAAACTTTCCTAAGCTTCCTATACTGATACCATGACCAGGTCCGCATTTAACATTGGTGATTGATACATTTTTGCTTCCATCGCCAATGGAGACACAATCATCACCTGTTCTGATGTGGGAATCTATTATCTTAATTCCACTAGATCTCCCGATATGGATTCCATCAGTGTTGTGGCTATCGGCTGGTGCAATAATGTAAAAGCGTTGAAATGTTAAGTTGTTGCAACCCAGGATATTAACATGAAATTGTTTGCTGTTCAAGGATCTTATATTATGGACAAACCCATTGATGATGAAGTCGAACCTTATGTTCTATCCAACAAAGAAAACAAGTTTTGTTAGAGtaatatatataccatactTGTAAATAGATATGAATGCTAGATATGATTGGTTTAAAGCTTACAATGGGAAGTTGTTGGCAAAAATTATTGCCACAATTACCCCAAGCCGAGGCTCCTTGGCCATCAAAAGTTCCACCACCTGACAATGTAAAGTGTTCGATACGTTGGAAAGTGACCCAACTGCCATCCTTCGTCACTTTGCTATTAGTTAGGGCTTTAAGGGTGCCTTGAACCTCAACCTCAATAGCAGCCTTGCATGGACCCTCGAAAGTCATGGGACTTAACAAGAATATCCCTTTTGGAATAAACACTTTGCTTGGAATAGTTGACGCACATGCCTTGTTCCACGAACTGATTAAAGCCTGAGACAATTGTAAACAACATTTCAATGAATTGATTAATTCTTATCCATACATATTTTGGATTGCAATAAACCTGTGGTTACCTGGTTGATATCAGCTCCAATCTTTGCACCTTCTTTTGTCACGTCAAAAACCGATAAAGCTCTAGTTGTTGACACAAACAATACCAAGACAAACTTTGCCACTACGAATTTCGCCATGTCTTTcatcataattattttacactcctttttttttctactaCACTCTTATGGATGAATTcttaaatgtaattaatatgAAATCTTACTTTTCTGTGAGCCATTTTATACTGTAATGAAGAAGCTTGTGACATTAATCTCTAACAAAATATTCagctaattttttattggtaGTACGTtgtaacataattttatattatttaccattTTCAGTTAACtttgtcttatttttttcaatctagACCGAAGAACAAATAGGGTATGGAAGTTGAGAAATAATGTGAGCTATGAGAGGATTGATGCATAACGATTGATAGATGTTAATTACAACATTGTCTAGTTGGAACAAACACTTTCTCATTCAAGGCTATGGCTAGAATTTATATGGCTTGTTTAAATTTGTAGTATATTATGGTTGCATATAATCAGTTAAATTGGGTATATGggtaatatgtcattatttagttaagtattattttattcttaattcaaaatcaattaattatatgatatcatattatctgtatatgtaattatatactaaaaaatgtatgcacatagttttattataatatcaaacaacaaaaacaaatttttcat belongs to Mangifera indica cultivar Alphonso chromosome 2, CATAS_Mindica_2.1, whole genome shotgun sequence and includes:
- the LOC123209801 gene encoding exopolygalacturonase-like; amino-acid sequence: MMKDMAKFVVAKFVLVLFVSTTRALSVFDVTKEGAKIGADINQALISSWNKACASTIPSKVFIPKGIFLLSPMTFEGPCKAAIEVEVQGTLKALTNSKVTKDGSWVTFQRIEHFTLSGGGTFDGQGASAWGNCGNNFCQQLPINIRFDFIINGFVHNIRSLNSKQFHVNILGCNNLTFQRFYIIAPADSHNTDGIHIGRSSGIKIIDSHIRTGDDCVSIGDGSKNVSITNVKCGPGHGISIGSLGKFEKEEPVFGITVKNCTLTNTDNGVRIKTWPASTVNSASMIHFEDINMVNVSNPILIDQVYCPWNQCNAQVPSRVKLSNISFKRIRGTSATPVAMKLVCSSGMPCQGVEVADIQLKYIGKEPAISECENVKPMISGVMNPPACRSKA